From the genome of Deltaproteobacteria bacterium:
GAAAACAGTGCGGGCAAGTCGTGACGATGGTCTTGGGCTTGATGTCGTTCAGCACGGCGATGTTTTCTTCGGCCATCTGGACGAATAAATATTCATTGCCGGTGCGCCGCGCCGTGTCGCCGGTGCATTTTTCTTCTTTGCCGATCACCGCCCAATTGATTTTCGCCGCGGTGAACAGCTCGGCCATGCTGCGGGCGATTTTTTGCGCCCGCGGATCGAAGGCCACCGCGCAGCCGACCCAGTAGAGCACTTCGGGATCGGGATTTTCCGCCAACGTCGGTACGGCAAACGGCAAACCTTTAGTCCAAGCGACACGTTCGTCGGTCGTCATGCCCCATGGGTTGCCGGCGCGCTCCATATGGTTGTAGGCATTTTGCAAACCTTTGGGAAATTCCGCGGCGCCGAGCACTCGTTCGCGGCGCACATCAATGATGTGCAGCATCTGTTCGTTGCCCACCGGACAGACTTCGATGCAGGCATTGCAGGTCGTACAGGCCCACGCCGATTCTTCGTTGAGGGCGAAGTCGAGCAGCGGCCGCGGACTGGCCTCACCGGCGGCGAAGCTCGGAAAAATCTTGTTGAGCTCGTAGCGTTCGTTGATGATCATCGCCGCGGGACTGAGCGCCTTGCCGGTGTTCGCCGCCGGACAAACATCCTGACAACGATTGCACATGATGCAGCTGTAAGAGTCCAACAAACGCGGCCAGCCGAAATCTTCGAGCTTGGCGGCGCCAAAGACTTCTTCTTTCTCGAAATCCATCGGCTGCAGCACGCCGGGCTTGTCCTTTTTCAATGCCAAATTGATCGGCGCGAGGAAAATATGAATATGCTTGGAGCGCGGAAAGTACGGCAAGAAAAGTAAAATCGATCCGAGCGCGCCCCACCAGAAAAAATGATTGAGCAGTTCCAACGACGCAGGCGAAGCAGCGGTGAATAATACCGCGAAGGCCGAACTCACCGGCTGGAAGCCGTCGCTCCCCTGCTGAGCGACTTGGGTCGCTTTGAACATGAGCCGGCAGCCGACATGAAAAAGGATGAAGCTGGCGACGAACGTCGAGTCGCGAAAAATCCCGCCGCGCACTTCCGGCTCGACGGGAGTGTTGTCGGCAAAGGCGAAGTCTTTGGGACGAATCAGCAGGCGGCGCGCCAACATGGCGACGATGCCGGTGAGCACGCCGAGGGTCAGCAGATCGGCAACGACGTTGAATAGGTTCCAAGCACCGCCGCGCGCATGGAGGCCAAAAAAACCTTCGAGCACGTCGACGAGATTGACCAAAAAATAAAAAACGAAACCGTAGAAGATCAGCGCGTGGAAAAACGAAATCAGCGGCCGCGCCTTGAACACCGACTGCTGGGTGAGCACGATCCACAAAGCTTGGCGAATCCGTTTGGGCAGATCGTCGAAGCGCGCGTCCGGTTTGCCGCGGGCGATGGCGCGGTAAACGTCGTAGAGTTTCCTGCCGCCGAAATAGCCCGAGCCCGCGGCCAACAGCACGAACAAAATCTTTTCCAGGGTTGTCAACATAGCGACCGCATGGACCTCCGTTTAACTCCCTTCATACCGTCGCTGGAAGTAGTCTGTCAAAAGAATTGTCGAATGGATTCGCTGACTGGCCAGGATTCCCGCGCCGCCGCGCACACCACAGATCGTCGATACTCTAACCTTGTCAATTCGCGCTGGCCGATCGATCGTCAGTAACCGCCACGCCGGCGCGATTCACTCCCTAAGGGTAAAACCCCAATCGGCGCGAAAGTTCGCTGCCGGCTTTGATCAGCGCCGGCGCGATCTCGCTGTGAATCGTCTCTTCCGTGAGACGATGGCTCGGACCGACCACCGCCAAGGTTCCCACCAGCGACCTCGTGTAATCGCGGATCGGCACCGCCACGCCATTGACATCTTCGGTAAACTCGCCGCATTCCACAGCATAGCCCGACTCGCCGATCTTGCTCATCTGTTCGCGCAACAAATTGCGGTCGACAATCGTTTTGTCGGTGTAACGATCGAGAGATTCGGGAAGCTTGGCGCCGGTGCTGCCTTCGGCCTCGAACAACAATTGCGCCTTGCCCGCCGCCGTGCAGTGTGCCGGCAGCACGGTGCCGAGAAACGAAACCACCCGCACTGGCCGCGCCGGCTCGACAAAGTCGAGGGGGATAATCGCGTTACCTTTACGCACCGCGACATAGGCGCTCTCTTTGGTCGACTTCGATAACTCTTCGAGAATCGCTCGGGACTGCAACAGCAGACCCATCTGGTGAATAAAAGTTTGCCCCAACTGCAAACATTTCAAACCCAGGCGATAATTTTCGCTAATCTTGTTTTGCTCGATATAGCCGCGTGCTTCCAGCGTCGCGAGCAAACGAAAGACATTGTTCTTGTGCAGCTTTAACCGCTTGCTCAACTCAGTGACGCCGATCTCGTCGACATTGGCGTAAAACTGTTCCAACACGTCGAAAGCGTGGGAAACCGATTGTATGACATAATTGGATTTTTCCCGCCGAACCATACTTCCTCCCGAGACTCTATTGCTGCTAACGTAAAGCCATTATTCAATCGAGAAATATTACTAGTCCAAAAAAGCGGCTTAATCTAACCCAGGCCGATTCGCTTGTCAATTCACCATTTCGATTCGTGTTGTAGCAAAGTGATTATGTCAGGGGTTAACGGCAACGTAATTATGTCAGGGTGGAAGGATGACAACCCTGACAATGAAAGACGAGAAACGACTAGACGTAATTCAACGAGTATATCGCAGCGAGATCACCGTGGTTGAGGCCGC
Proteins encoded in this window:
- a CDS encoding (Fe-S)-binding protein produces the protein MLTTLEKILFVLLAAGSGYFGGRKLYDVYRAIARGKPDARFDDLPKRIRQALWIVLTQQSVFKARPLISFFHALIFYGFVFYFLVNLVDVLEGFFGLHARGGAWNLFNVVADLLTLGVLTGIVAMLARRLLIRPKDFAFADNTPVEPEVRGGIFRDSTFVASFILFHVGCRLMFKATQVAQQGSDGFQPVSSAFAVLFTAASPASLELLNHFFWWGALGSILLFLPYFPRSKHIHIFLAPINLALKKDKPGVLQPMDFEKEEVFGAAKLEDFGWPRLLDSYSCIMCNRCQDVCPAANTGKALSPAAMIINERYELNKIFPSFAAGEASPRPLLDFALNEESAWACTTCNACIEVCPVGNEQMLHIIDVRRERVLGAAEFPKGLQNAYNHMERAGNPWGMTTDERVAWTKGLPFAVPTLAENPDPEVLYWVGCAVAFDPRAQKIARSMAELFTAAKINWAVIGKEEKCTGDTARRTGNEYLFVQMAEENIAVLNDIKPKTIVTTCPHCFHTIGNEYPQFGGNYVVKHHSDFIDELVKAGKLKLKGDGQDSITYHDPCYLGRHNGIFDEPRGLIQATGAKLTEPERNRKNSFCCGAGGGQFWKDEEKGTERVSTNRYRELKQTGAKTVATGCPFCMRMLTEETAKEEPEVAMEVLDIAEIVARNLLK
- a CDS encoding IclR family transcriptional regulator, with product MVRREKSNYVIQSVSHAFDVLEQFYANVDEIGVTELSKRLKLHKNNVFRLLATLEARGYIEQNKISENYRLGLKCLQLGQTFIHQMGLLLQSRAILEELSKSTKESAYVAVRKGNAIIPLDFVEPARPVRVVSFLGTVLPAHCTAAGKAQLLFEAEGSTGAKLPESLDRYTDKTIVDRNLLREQMSKIGESGYAVECGEFTEDVNGVAVPIRDYTRSLVGTLAVVGPSHRLTEETIHSEIAPALIKAGSELSRRLGFYP